Below is a genomic region from Nitrospirota bacterium.
AGAGCGCGCAGCATCCCCACCTGCACCGCGCCCAGGCTCGCCCCACCGGATAGCACGAACGCGATCGACATGACCTCTCCCTACTCGCCTTTGGTCAAAGGACTCCTCTTTGATCGCTAGGGGTTTTGAGAGCCCCTTCTTCTCGAGGCTACGTTCCGATCACCCTGGGCTCCTGCCAGGCTCAATGCGACCAACAGCGCGGACGGCCCGATGGTGTGCTTTCTCGTCTTGGCGTTCATCTGAATCTCCTTTCCGGTTGATGTATGTGTTGACCGACACCCTTACTCATACTGCTCACGTCATGCCGAGTGAGGATCAACTCATGCTGCCCTCCTTTCCTCGCTTGCGTCACCGCAACGCAACGCCTGCGTTGCTTCGCCACCTGGGTGGAACTGACCATCCAGGTTCTCGGAGCGACGCTCGGAGATGCCTTTTGCCTCTCGTCCCTACTGCCGACCTCACGGCCGCGTCATTGATGCAGGGCCGACCGGCTCGATTTCTCGGATGGCTCGCTCTCCAGCTCGCATCCCCCGCGCGAGAAAAATAGCCCGCGATGAATGGCGCCGATGCTGACCATCCCGACCAGCTTGCCCTGCTCCACGACCGGCATGCGACGGAAATTCTTCAGCCCCATATAGGAGGCCGCTTCGAGGATGGGCGTCTCCGGCGAGACCGTTAACGGCTTACGCACCATGATCTCCGCGGCCTTCTTGGCGAGCACTTCGGGATATCTCTGCTCCATTTCCAGAAAATTCCGGCCGTGCACGGTACTTCCGATTCGTATTCCTCGTCACCATCGGCCTCCTTGGACCAGCACCCTGTTCCGGTAGCTGTGCATTGCGTTGCTCGCCGACTTCACCGCTTGCGGTCAGTCCAATCGCCGCGAGGCCGCGGAGTACACGGGTGCACGGCCGCTCTTAAGGCCGCCATAGAAATCGTTGAATGCGGGCGTTGTGAAAATCGGCCATGTAGCTGAATCCATCCCGATCTCCGCGGAGCGTACCACTCAGGTGGCGCAGCACGAAAGCTTCTTCACGTCCCGATCGAACGCGAGCGCGGCCAATTTCAAACCTTCGGCCATGGTCAGGTACGGATGGAAGGTGTCGATCAGGTCACGGATCGCCAGACCATATCGAATCGCGAGCGTGGCTTCCTGCACCACATCTCCAGCCTCGGGCGCCAGGACGTGGGCGCCGAGCAACCGGCCCGTGCGTTCTTCCGCCACCAGCTTGATCAGCCCCCGCGTGTTCCTGGCGACCACGGCCCGTGGGACATCTTTGAGATGAATCATCGCGGTCTTGATCGCGAGCCCCTGCTCGGCCGCGGCCTGTTCGGTCAGCCCCACGCTGGCGATCTGCGGGTCCGTGAAGGTCACGCGGGGCAGGACAGACAGGT
It encodes:
- a CDS encoding CBS domain-containing protein; this translates as MHGRNFLEMEQRYPEVLAKKAAEIMVRKPLTVSPETPILEAASYMGLKNFRRMPVVEQGKLVGMVSIGAIHRGLFFSRGGCELESEPSEKSSRSALHQ